ATTATCTTAGGAAAGTAGTTTTGAAAGAACGTTCCATTTGGTCAAAACGACAGACATTTATTTTCATTCATTCTATCAACCCAagcaatgttttaaaaattggCCTAGGCGCTCGATGGTGGTGTTTTGATTCGATTCAAGCCAAAATGTTCAGAAAATCAAGGAGGATTTAGGCGGCTCTAGACGGCAGTCTAGGCAATGTGAGCGGTGTGGACATTCAGCGGAAACATCAACCTGCTATCGAACAACTCGCATCGATTTGCTTTGCTTACTGTGAATCTCGAAACGATGTACACCAATGGTTTAGATATCGACTGATAAGGTCGGATTTCAAACTTAATGAAagccaaaatcaaccaaaagcagaaaaatcaaagccaaatcacCATTGGCGGGCTGAGATGCAGACCTtcgcgaggaagaagaagtctCTGAactattctatttttttctaagAGATGACGTCGTCTAGGTAGTTAGTAAAGTGAAATGTGTTTGTGGAAAAGTGAAACAAGCAGGTTTGGTGTTTATGTGGCATTAAATCCCTAATTCCTAGAATCCTAATGCTTTATAAttatagaaaaaatagaaaaagaaaattattccTAAAATCCTAATACCACGTAATCACACATAAAAGAGAATTGTTAATAAAAGTTATTCAAATACTCATAATATTTAGTGTGTACtataatttgtaattaaatatATGTAACATATATACTTTTTAGTTATGTATTTCTTAGATGAGTTATATATGGTTTTTAGTATAATGATATAACCTAATTTTTatacaaaatatattattttttaagtataagtgtgcacttatttattttttatacaataaATTTCCTTAAACCGCCTAATTTGCCTGAACCCAAGGCTTCAACAAGTAGCTTTGCTTCTTCCCCAGATCTGAATAGTGCATAAGGGATCTATTCTTGCTGGTCGAGCCCATTTCTCACAACTTCAGCGCAAGGAAATGGAATTGTTCCATGATATACTCCTTTAGGTAATTTAAAACATTCACATATACATGCAGTTAACGGAAGAGCAACAACCTTCCATTCTTCAACGGACTAATCTACTTAGCCCATTAGGGTTAAAGTAGCAGTCTGCTCACACAATCAATATAATTTCATCACATTGATTATAATTCACGTGCCATACTTTGATTGGACGTAGTTAATTTATGTCTTCACACCACCATCATGAGTAACCCTTCCCTTCTCTCTTATTTGAGAATTTACTTTTTCACTTCGGGGGAAGTGGGTTGATTTGATCTTTGTTTCGCTATATATTAGAGGAGATAGTGAATGGGTTGATGGGATGAAATGTGAGTACATTTTTTTGTAACGCCCCAAAATATTCGGAAGCTAAACATAGTGGTAGGCCAAAACAAAGCCATGGTTAATCTTTAGTCTATTAACCACAATGAGTTTCCTTATTTGAAACTTACTCATAAAATTTACTTTGGTTGGATCTAACTTTAGagttagattgcctacgtaccatGTGAAGGGATTAAGCTAATCGTAGTTCACAATCATATTTAAACCGTTTACTATAACATTCAAGTGGTGGACATTAACGAAACTAGGTTCAAACTATAGAATTTCATTGAACGGATATCAAATATAGAATTAGAGTATCAAATTTAACCTAAAAAGACAAagtcggcccactggccacgcgcTGTCGCATGCGGCAgtttttggtgaatgaaaaccAAAATTTCTGACCAACTCCAAAAATCACCAAATTTCACAGGATTGTAGAACATAACAAAGGGAAAGATTTTCATACCTGCGACAGAGTTTAATTTCGTAAGGAATTTCCTGAAATCCGTGAGAGGCTGCCGGAAACCCTAGGATTGGTGCCCTTCAAATTGTCATCCACTTGGACTCCAACGCCTCAATCAATGCTTAGGATTTGTTCCTGGGTTCAAGGGGAATCTACTAGTGTTGGTGGTCAAGGGAATAACCTTCAAAAACAGTGGATCGCCACCGCGGAATCCACGAACTCGCCGGAGGAGTTCATTACTAAATTGGGATAAAACTGAGTCGAGTTTGGGTGGGAATTAAAGATGAAAGGTCGGTGAGTAGTGTGGTGGTGATGGGTGGTTTCATCTCGTCGAAAAATCGACGGAAATGACTTCGGAAATTTCGCGAGGGACCGGGTTGGAAATCGGGTCTCATGCGGGTCAAGGGGATCTGGGTGCTGGCTCCCCCTTCTCCCATTTTTTTCAcatttccctcctttcttcCTCTCCTCCTTGGGTAACCCCCCCTCTAATTTCTCTCATTTCCTTCCCTTCTCCAATCACAGCCACACACATGGCTTTTCTTTGCCAGAATATTGATCTAGCAAGAGCCTTCTAGAAATTGATGGTCCAATAACCATTGTGCCTTTGTCTTTGCTCATTTATTACTCCTTTGTTATAATTCTGATTTACGAACAGTTCTCACATACACGCTTatgagatcgagctctatccaaatatgccAAGAAATACAGTGAAACATGGAAGTAGTGAAATGATCAAATTACTCTTTCATGGTGTGCAATGTTTCTATTTAACGACAATCTAGATGAAATGCATAGAACATAGAAGCCGAGGGAAATTagctaaaaaaaattgtttgagtCCTTAACTCTCAacataatgttttttatttaagaattaaaaaatcaaaagtaGTTATCAAACAATGGAAACTGAAAACTCAATTGGAAACCAATAGACGAAAatgaaaaaagataaaattacaaGAACTCAAGTGGAAACCTCCATAATCTACAGGGCCTCTCAGTGCAATTTGGCCAAACAAAAGAACTCTCGGTTGATTCCACGCAGGATTTAAATAATCAACGGCACTGAAGCGGATGGATGCCTTTTGACCAAATTGTCCTTTCGAGACATCCGGTAGCCAAATCTGCGCGCCGGCAAAATGACCAAGAGCACAAAAGAGCGCGATGGCAAGGAAACGCAAGGTTATTCGCGGGCATTCCCGTAATAACACCACCAACGGAGGCCATTTCCGTCAACGAAATAATTAACTACCAACCAATCAATGTGTGAACCATGTCAAACGCCGGCCGCTCACGCCTAAAATACGTACCGAGAGAGAAAAGGCCAAAAAGCCGAACGCATTTCTCAACTGCAACTCCCGAGCACACATCCATGGTGTGACTGGGTGTGGGAGCACCAAAATCCTCAAAAGTTCCTCAATTGGCGATTCCAATGGCTTCAATCTCCGGCATTTACTCTGCTTCTCCGACGATCACGCGCCACCTGAAACCGGCGAGTTCGCTGCGGAAGGATTCCGCTTCGGTTTCTGTTGCGTTTCCCGGCCGGATCAAATCGGCCGATCGCGGCTTTGCTCTGTCGGTGGCTCGGGACGTCTCGGCGGAGTTAGCGAAGACCACCGATGGGGCTCCGAGTAAGAAGAAGGGGCTGGTGAAGGACCCACACGCTCTGTGGCGGAGGTACGTTGACTGGCTGTACCAGCACAAGGAGCTCGGGTTGTTTCTGGATGTGAGTCGGGTCGGGTTCACGGACGAGTTCGTTTCCGAAATGGAGCCCCGGTTCCAGGCGGCGTTCAAGGCCATGGAGGAGCTGGAGAAGGGCGCGATTGCTAATCCCGATGAGCGCCGCATGGTCGGCCATTACTGGCTCCGAAACCCAAAGCTCGCCCCCACCTCGTTCCTCAGGTTGCAGATTGAGAAGACCCTCGAGGCACTTCTGAAGTTCTCGAACGACGTCGTCAGCGGTAAGGTCagatttttgtgttttaattggttaatctgATTAGTTACTGATAGTTTGATAAATAGATATGTTCGTATGATAATTTGATGAAATGGGATTTGTTGGAAATTGCAGATTAAGCCGCCATCTTCGCCGGAAGGTCGGTTTACTCAGATACTATCAGTTGGAATTGGAGGCTCAGCACTTGGACCACAGTTCGTTGCTGAGGCATTAGCTCCGGATAACCCTCCTCTTAAGGTACATTTATACGTGCATTGTGCTTTCTGCCCACATGCAAGCTTTTCTGTCACATTATAGACTTCCCCCTTCGAACTAAAATCGGTGTACCATATTTACATGCTTGAAGAATGCTAAGATTCGGTCCTGGTATGAAATATGCTAGCTACTGGGTGTAGTTCAATGCCAATCACTCTATCCCCTCCTATTTTgatcctttatatatatatatatatatatatatgtgcaaatgattatttttgtttttgtcttgttTGCAGATAAGATTTATTGACAATACCGATCCAGGAGGAATTGATCATCAGATTGCACAGCTTGGGCCCGAGCTGGCTTCAACACTTGTCATTGTGATTTCAAAGGTTTGAATACAAAATCTCTTTGCCCTTTTTCTGTTATTATGCATTAATTGTACTACACGTCCGGTGAAATAGGTGTGATGGTATGGTTTAAAACACATCTAATTAGTGCTTGATAAACCTAAGAGAATATTTTTTACTTTACGCTATAACGAACAATTTTACTTCATCCACACTTTCCTGACAAAGCCACATGGACTGCAGATTTTTTCCAATTAGTTTGTAGTATCcccagaggtcgcacttggtgcgatggcaagtgccttcgcccatgagcggtaggtctcgggttcgagacttgggagcagcctctccataaatgggggtaaggttagccgacattcacctctcccagaccctgcgtaaagcgggagccttgtgcactgggtacgacctttttttttagtttgtagTATCcccagaggtcgcacttggtgcgatggcaagtgccttcgcccatgagcggtaggtctcgggttcgagacttgggagcagcctctccataaatgggggtaaggctagccgacattcacctctcccagaccctgcgtaaagcgggagccttgtgcactgggtacgaccttttttagtTTGTAGTATCCCCATATTTACGAAAAATAAGCCTTTTGTGGTACCATAAATGTGAGAAACTAATATGAGAGGAGACACAATGCGTACATTCAGTGTACATTTCCATCTAATTTTGTATTCTAAATTCTTTTTCTTGATTATGTTGTAATCCAAGTTGCTGATATGATGTCAatttcaaattattaatttcagAGTGGAGGTACTCCTGAAACTAGAAATGGGTTACTGGAAGTACAGAAGGCCTTCCGTGAGGCTGGCCTGAACTTTGCAAAACAGGTTTTGATCTCAggtttttctttctgctttatTAATGTTCTGACAGTCAACTTATCAAATGTTAAATCTCGTCATTATAGAAAACTAGAAATCTGTGATGGCGCTATTGGAGCTAGAGTTGTGGAGAAGGATATTAGGTTTATTAGGTTGTAGAAAGGTGATGTTAAgctctattttatttatttattatcatTTATGGTGTCCAACACTTTGACTGACCAACATGCCACATGCATTAGGAAATCGCATTGATCATCTTCCTTTTCTATGATTTAAGATGATGGGGAGCATAGGTACCTGTCATGGTATATTGTTCCTATTGGCTGTATCTTCAAAAACCTTTCCTTGAAAACACTATTGTTTTGTTCTGATTTGCCGGTTTTAGCCAACAATTCTAACAAATCCCTTGCATTTCCTTTTGTCTAAAGTGATGGTTAAGCCTCTAACCTCTTATTTTAATGAGTGCTTTGGACTATTAATCAAAGGGGCTTAGTTGTCTACACAACACCACCACCATTTGATGTTTAATTTCAATCAATTTTTATGGCTGGCTTCTTTTCATAATTTATAAGGAGTTTTAGAGCTATTTGGATTTCTCTATTTGTCTGTATCAGATTCCCTATTTTAAAGGTGAGATAGAACCTCATTGATCGAACTTTCACCTCATATTTAGTGTTGGGCAGTGCTTGCTGCTATATGGTGATGtaacttgtagtttcatttttGCCAGTACTCTTATTTAGGTCTTTCTTCTCTTATTGTAATCGTCAACTTGTCATGTATTGCTATGTGCATGTGTAGGGTGTCGCTATAACTCAAGAAAATTCATTATTGGACAACACTGCCAGAATTGAGGGATGGTTAGCTAGATTCCCCATGTTTGACTGGGTTGGTGGCAGAACATCTGAAATGTCTGCAGTTGGTCTTCTTCCGGCAGCACTGCAGGTTGTAGACCTTAAATTCAGGTTTTGATATGATCATCATTCATTTTTATCATGGGTAACTCTTATATAATTTATCCTCTTCAGGGGATTGATATTAAAGAAATGCTCGCTGGTGGAGACTTGATGGATGAGGCAAACCGAACCACTGTGGTGAGCATCAGTTTGCTAGCTCTGTTCTTTATGGTTGATTGGATATAGTGCTGCCTGGTTGGTCAGAGCAAATTTTCTGAATCACAATGTCAGTGGGGTTGTATACGATAGTTTACATATTGAAAAAAtcattttttctattttgatgGATAATTCTGctgttttgcaaatttttctaTAATTTAACTTGATGTAATAGGAGTTGTGTAATATAGGTGTGAACCCTTTTCGGTTGGAAATTATTCCTTTACCTTGTAATGAAAAAAAAGTACCCAGCtggcagtaaaaaaaaaattaaatagaagTACTGGCTGAGCTGCACCTTTCAGAGAACCTTCAGTGAAGTCAATTCCAGTGTACTTATGTGCCTTACACCACTGGCTCCTCCAATTTGATAGTTCTCTTTGGAGAAGTCATCGACTTACCTGCTCTCTTGCTGCTATATTCTGTTACTCTCAGCAGTAAagttatttcttctttttagtttttggtaATACAGTTAGTCGTTTTCCCCAGCGGTGAATGATTTTCCAGTCTGACCTCAAGTTGAACTCCATGAGAGTAAAATTGCATAATTAAGTGGGAAGTAATGAGTAATGACTAGTTATGTTGTTTGGCTAGTACCCGAAATAGGAGTGGAAAACAAATAACCAATGTATTTCATGCTTTTTGGTTCAGCTTAGGAATAATCCGGCTGCGTTGCTTGCTTTATGCTGGTATTGGGCTTCTGATGGGGTGGGATCAAAGGTACTTTTTATTTGCTCTATTCTATACTCCCTAAATACTATCAAATTTTAGTGTGATCTCTTAGTGATGCTGTCCATTTCGAAGTTTCTAAATGTTTGCTCTTCCCACTTTGTCAGGATATGGTTGTTCTTCCTTACAAGGATAGCCTATTATTATTTAGTCGGTATTTACAACAGCTGGTCATGGAATCTATTGGGAAGGAATTTGACCTTGATGGAAATCGGGTACGTGCAACAATCTGTATGCCACTCTTTTGTTCATTTACTTCTATTTTGAGTGGGAAAAAGTTGATCACCTGAAAACATTTAGTTCAGTTTCCAAGATAGACTTGGATTTTGCGATATTTTTAGATTTTGCCTTCTGCGGGTAGGTATTTGCACTAAAAAATGGGAGTCTAGTTTAGTTTTGACTTCCGTACCATGTTTTTGCCCTTGTATAAGTTCCCAAGGCGATCAGGCTTCAATGCTTCATCACTTAGACCGGTTCACATATGTGATGTGTTTAGTGCTAACGTGGAATAATATGATATTTAAATGTGAACAAGCTTTGACTTTGTGTATGTAGCCTCGCAGATAGTGTCAAGCTTTTATTAAGTTCTGTAAGTCCTGCTCTTTGAATTTTGATCCCTCTCAGAATGTGTGTAGCTCCATTAGTTGATTACATAGGAATTCAGCATAGATTGCTTTCTGAACCCTCTTGATGATCAACATACTAGATTATTTAAGACTGTTCGTGCCCTAATTAGTAGTATCTGTTAGAGGTGCTCCAACGGTGGGTTATTTTTTGTAATCGATAGTTTTAGTGCGCACCTTTCTTTCACAGGTGAATCAAGGACTTACTGTCTATGGAAATAAAGGGAGCACAGATCAGCATGCGTAAGTCTTCAATTTTCATTACTAAGTTGATCCATCAATTGATGTATACTATTTGTGAGCTTCATGAACCTGTTTCAACAGCTACATTCAACAACTGAGAGACGGCGTGCACAATTTCTTTGCGACATTCATTGAAGTACTACGTGATAGGCCGCCAGGTCATGATTGGGAGCTTGAACCCGGCGTCACATGTGGTGACTACCTGTTCGGAATGCTGCAGGTTAGATTCATTATAAGAGCCGGTTATAAGTGACTATCTGTTGGGGTGTCACTTCctgttttattgttttattagCTATAACTTGTTTGCTACATTTTTATTTCCTAGCATACATGCATCAATGTTAAGATTCTAAACTGAGGTTTTGCAGGGAACAAGGTCAGCTCTTTATTCAAACGACCGAGAGTCGATTACGGTTACAGTGGAAGAAGTGACACCAAGATCTGTTGGCGCTCTTATAGCACTTTATGAGAGAGCAGTCGGGATATATGCTTCACTTGTCAACATTAACGCTTACCATCAACCTGGTAAATAACATGTTTTGACCATCCTTGGGTCTGGAAGTGAATGAGTAGACATGAAAggttatttgttttatttagtttttgtgCATTATGCATTTGTCCCCAATATAGGTAGTAACAGAGAACGTTCATTTGTTATTGATATGTGACGTGAGTTACCTTCTTTTGTCTCTGTTAATCCTCTGTATTTAATTGTTGTCTCAGGTGTTGAAGCTGGGAAAAAGGCAGCTGGAGAAGTATTAGCCCTTCAGAAGCGGGTTTTAGCAGTGCTCAATGAGGCCAGGTATGCCGTCAAATTATTAGCAAACTAGCTCATTTTATGCATAGGTTCTGAAATGAACACTTTTGCAATTCTCTGTTCATCGTCCTCGCAtatgattttatattttcactaaaTTAAAGTACAAAACCAATTTCTTTACAAACATTTCCCAAATGAAAGAAAACTTCTGCAACTGTAACAACAGGATCATTAGTTGAAAGATTCTTACAGAGAATCCGGATCaagtaattttgtatttttatgaaATAAAAAGGAGTGGCAATTTGCTACAgaaattttttttctgtcaCTTTCTTGTGGGGAAGGTCTTATCTGTTGCACTAACACGAAATTCACAACCTTGTCATTGAttggaaaagaaacaaaatccgAATGAAGGACCACTTCTACCGTATGTCACATAAGCAATGTGACCGGGGTGGTCATTGTTTGTTTCTAATTCTCACCGCCACTATCTGTGTTTCAGCTGCAAGGATCCTGTCGAACCATTAACGCTTGAAGAAGTAGCTGACCGGTGCCACGCTACTGAAGATGTATTACCAGTTTGCCCTTTTCATATCTTCCTTATTAACAGAAAACTCTGTTTCACGGAGTAGTTCATTTCTTTCACTAACGTTGTTACCTTATTCCTTCAGATTGAAATGATCTACAAGATCATCGCTCACATGGCGGCCAATGACAGAGCAATTATCGCTGAAGGCAACTGCGGTTCACCGCGAAGCATCAAAGTTTTCGGCGGGGAGTGTAATGTTGATGCGTTGTACGGTTAAGTTGTGTGTTTTCCTGTATTATGCATGTATTGGAAATTACACATCCGGaaaacttcatcttcttccctttgtattttgTCTTGTATTTGGAATCGCGAATCTGGTCGAGTTAACCCGGAAATAAAATTCCATTTACGACTTGTCGTTTTGAGCGTTTGTCACAAACGATGACGATGTAATTAGGAATAATAAGGTGGTTTATTTCAGAATATTATACTTTAAATCATCCTCCTTTGTCAACATTTTCTGCACACTATCGATATTGGCACACTAATTGTGTTAGTGCTATATTCTAATGTTGATTTGATTATAGTAATAATAATTGCAGACATTCCAATAACTCAATTATCTCTTGGTGCATATTTTCACGAGGGGTTCTTATGTGAGACTGTCGATGTGGTTGGTCATGGAAGAACAGGATTCTattcggattctctttgtgaggatacTAATTCATCATATTCATTCGTCAgttattttgcattcataaattattttgaaattttatttaaaattgaacacaaataaTATTTAACGAAAGCTGGCTgcataatgtacgatgaacgactaAGATGAATTGATTCCTAAGATCCTTATAaaaaggatccggagagaatcctCATTCGGTCATGGATGTGGTGGGACACAAAATGAGGCTGAGTGAAAATGAAAAAATCAAAGGGGTGGGTAGGGAAATTTTCTAGTGTCTAGTATCCGCAAGGACACGTGTTCCAAATGTCGAACTCTAGAGTTTCCTTATTTTCATACATTCTTTTTAACGTCTCttacaattttctttattttagtttgttgaatgaacaaatcaaataaaaataaaggatataattaaacaaaagtgtaaagaaaattaaaaataatatgtgtTTATCATTTTTCTAATCGAAAAGAGCATATGAAAGTTTTGTTGATGGAAAGGATTGAATATTCAAAGTCCAGCACTAGAAAATGACAGACAATCATAGTCAATAATCAAAagcaaaactaatgaaaatgatttgaaaactttgagttttaacgataaagataaaataaagggtaaaataaatagtaatagaattgactttttaatataaaaatataattttcgttaaaatgaacagtatcgaaaatttttcattaaaattcttgtgagaaattcaaatccaatttGTCAATATCAGTCGGTCATTGTCCATCTCCAACTGTTGCCTGCTACTTTCCACTTTAAGCCAGCCAGCACACGCCTAATTAAGGCTTATTGTCTCCAATTATTTGAAATGTCTATTTGTGGAAGCGGACTGAAACTCTTAATTTTTACTGCTTTTTCATGAAGcgttttttaaagaaaatatttttaacgaatgcgtttatgagtacaaatatattttaattttaacccttttttagttatttgaaatcatttttagtcattaaaaaaatagtttcaAACAAATTCTAAACTTTATTGTGGGACgaagttaattttttttgcgAAATTCCATCATGTGCATATAATTATTATGTCCTTgtaagcagaaagaaaaaattattatgttttcaattttttcggtACACAAATATTCTCTCACCTTTCATAATGCAGTAGCATCTTTCATTGATCTTAtgatttttatagttttgtacactttaagaaaaaaatatcaacTGGTGGCTTCGCATTGAatgtattgaaaatttgaaactcactactttataaaataaaaataagcatCAGATTACTTGTACTCGGATTAACCGATTAGGATTTAAAGATGCTACATCAATATGGTATCCAAAATAATTAAAGATATAAGATTTGGAAAATGATTCATATATGAGATAAATCTTTTCCTTGACGAACTAGAACCAAAAAGTCCTTCCTACTATTCATTTTATGTGTTTAGCTTCTGTGGGATAAAGATAATTGTCAAGTTAATCCAAAATGCATATATGCAAAATCTTGAAGGAGTTAATCTAGTGCAAAAAGCAAGTGTTTGAAACTTACCACTCGAGTTCAAGTTTCCACAAATTCAAACATATTCATTTTTTGAAAGTTAAAATTATGTTGCTGTCTCATGTGATACGAAAAGTACATTGAGAGGGATATTAGCTACGATTTACTGTTGTGTCAGGGCTCATACGCATGATaatatttcttcaaaatttgtTGACGTTGTTTCATATCGCCCGTACCCGTTCTTGTGTTTGAAAATTGCAAAATATTTGGTAGGAGAGTGAGTTTTAGAGTTACGCTTCTAGATGTGTACAGCTCAATGTCAGACAAAAATGACAGAGACGAATTAAAAGTCTTTGAGGATGTTTGGTTGGCAGTGTGAGTAGCATGTGGCTGGTGGCTCCCACCCCATGCAGAAATAGCTTAAGGACTAAGGCACTAAACAACCACTAATCTAGTAGATTTAGTTAATAAGCAGTGGGTTGGTCAATTCCAATCTCAAGTGGTATtgtaaagtttgaattttttgtttcaaattaaAGTAGTGCCCAAAACCCCACCAATGACTTTACATTTTACCCATAACAAGCCAAGTCTGTAAATTACAGTTACATACACAAAAGTTAtttaataaaattacaaattcaGTGTTATAAGTTTTTTAATGTTAGAGGTGTTCTATATGAAATTTATCTAAATGACAAAGAGAAAGATTCAAACATAATTACGTAAATAATAGCAAGTGATCATTTATCACAGTGGTGGAGATGAATGTTGTC
Above is a window of Malus sylvestris chromosome 15, drMalSylv7.2, whole genome shotgun sequence DNA encoding:
- the LOC126605416 gene encoding glucose-6-phosphate isomerase 1, chloroplastic-like codes for the protein MASISGIYSASPTITRHLKPASSLRKDSASVSVAFPGRIKSADRGFALSVARDVSAELAKTTDGAPSKKKGLVKDPHALWRRYVDWLYQHKELGLFLDVSRVGFTDEFVSEMEPRFQAAFKAMEELEKGAIANPDERRMVGHYWLRNPKLAPTSFLRLQIEKTLEALLKFSNDVVSGKIKPPSSPEGRFTQILSVGIGGSALGPQFVAEALAPDNPPLKIRFIDNTDPGGIDHQIAQLGPELASTLVIVISKSGGTPETRNGLLEVQKAFREAGLNFAKQGVAITQENSLLDNTARIEGWLARFPMFDWVGGRTSEMSAVGLLPAALQGIDIKEMLAGGDLMDEANRTTVLRNNPAALLALCWYWASDGVGSKDMVVLPYKDSLLLFSRYLQQLVMESIGKEFDLDGNRVNQGLTVYGNKGSTDQHAYIQQLRDGVHNFFATFIEVLRDRPPGHDWELEPGVTCGDYLFGMLQGTRSALYSNDRESITVTVEEVTPRSVGALIALYERAVGIYASLVNINAYHQPGVEAGKKAAGEVLALQKRVLAVLNEASCKDPVEPLTLEEVADRCHATEDIEMIYKIIAHMAANDRAIIAEGNCGSPRSIKVFGGECNVDALYG